CAGACATGCTCTGTCGGAGCGAGAGCAGGTCATTCTGGCGGTCATCGAGCTTGGCAGACATGATGCCACACTGGATGTCCAAAGTCCGGCGCCGCTTATCGATTTTCAGAGTTTCCGCTCCGAGGTCTTCCAGCCTACCCTCAATTTCAGAGAGTCTGGCATCGATGTTACCTGTGTCTGGGGCGGACATTGCCTGCCGGCGCTGGGCGAGCGACCGCAGGGCCGTGAGGACCTCTTTCAGGTCCGTGAATGCCTTGGAGAGCGTTTCAGGATCGATGACCGAAAGCGCACGTATGCGCTGCTGGGCGGCCTCAAGATCTCGGGTGGATTTCTGCAGGTTCTCGTAGCGCTCGCGCATTTCTGTAAGTTCAAGCGCCAGTTCACCGCGGGCGGCGCTTTGCGCGGTCTTGCCCAGGATCGGCCGACGATCACGGAATACTCGGAGCGTGGCTCCTGAGCCGGTCTTCCCGTTGCGCATGATCCCACTCGAGAGCGAGCGAAGTTCGGCCTCCGTCTCGGCGCGGCTGTAGCGTCCGACATTGAATTCCAGGAACTGACGGACCACCGGATCGTCCGAAGTCACCACCTCAGCAATGGAGTTCTCTGCCAAGCGTGCCCGGACATTGCGCAAGCGCCGCTGGTCGATAAGACGAACCCCATCATAGGTGTTGCGATTGCGGTAGAGCAGCTCGAACGCGGCATCGACCTGAGCTTCATCAACGATGATCGCTTCTCGGTTAGCGCCGAGTATGGCCTCGAGAGCGTAGGCCCAAGACGTGTCGCTCACTGTTACGAGATCAGGTAGGCATCGTGCGCCAATGCCGGCTCGCTCGAGATCAGCAAGGAAACTCCTTACCCCTCGACTTAGGACGGCTTCAGGTCCTGCTGATGCATCTTCGTCCCCAAAATCGCGGAGCTTCGTCCTCATCTCGATAGCTGCTTCCCGGGTCTCATCCAGGTGGGTCAAGATGACATGAAGATCGCGGGACTTCCCACTGATGCCGCTTACTTTTTCAGAAATTTCGCCTGCAACAGAGGCCCATTCTTCCGCGCTCCGGCCAGAGGTCAGCTTGGTTAATTTGGCGCCTTCCTCAGCGATCGAGGACACGATCGGAATCATGCTGGTGATCGCCTTCAGGTGGCGAATATCGGCGTACGGAATGAGGCCGGATTCAATGCGATGGCGCAGGCTCGCCTTGCGCTCCTCGAGAAGCCGGCGTTCTGAATCCAGTCGCCCGAGTTCGGCAGAGCCATCAACTTCAGTGAGCTTTTGGCGCAGTCCGCCGCGCTCGGCTTCGAGGTCATTCACCTCTGCCGAAAGCTCCTCTGAGCGTGCTGTCGCTGTCTTCAGCTCTGCTTGGCTGGAAGTCAGTTCATCTCGCAGCTTGCGGGTTTCCAACTCGGCCTCAGCGACATCGAGTGCGAAGGACGCAACATTAAGTTCACCCTCCATCTTGCTGATGCTGAATCCCTTTTGGAATCGAGATGTGACGGTCGACAGGTCGCTTGTCATGCCTTCGATGCGGGCCACCTCAGCGGACATTTCCCGCCAGACCGAAATCGACGAACGGACCCCGGCTACATCAAGAGGCAGCGGCTCGAGAACAAAGCGACGAACGAAATCAGTCGGGTCCGACATCTCTTTGGCCTGCAGCGCGTTCGCAAAGCTGCGAAGGAACCGCTTTGCATCCGGAGGCGCGGAGGGACGCATCACCTGCAGGTAAGCGTTCACGAATTTGGTGCTGTTTTGGTAGAAGGAGATCGCCCTGTCGCCGTGCTCCTTACGGATGCGCTCGACCATTGCGTCGTGGGAGATTACCGATCCGCCTTCAACGAAGTCCTCGATCCGGAAGTCGCAGCCGTCGACAATGAAACGCTTCGTCTGCTCGGAGAGGTCCTGTTCGGCACGCAGGAGAAGACCAAGTGCGATGTGCTTGCCAAGGCCCTTGTCATGGAACGTGAGCACGAGGGTCGTCTCGCAGCGTTCTCTACGCGGCTTGCCCTCATTGACGTCGCTTACGCACCCTAGGGCGTAATCTCGGACGCTCCGTCCGCGCTGAACCCCTGCTGCAGCATTGAGCTCCAAGACGTTGCGATTGTTGCCAGATATCACAGTCTGGATGGCGTCCAGGACTGAACTTTTTCCGGCGCCAGTCTGCCCGATCAGGGCAGCGTGCTCCCGGATCGAGATGTCGAGGACGTCGACGAGATACCAGTTGTGGAGCGAGATCCGCTTCAGTTCATACATCTCAGCTCGCCTCCAAGAACGAGGTCTGTTGATCGCCTTCAAGCCAGCTCTGAAGTCGGTCAATATAGGTGTCGGAAACAAGCACGCGGATGCCCGGGAGGATCGTCAGACGGGTCACTCGGGTCTCGCGATCCTTGTCTCCGACACGCACGATGCCTTTGCGATTCAGCTCACGCAGAAGGTTGTCGACCAGGTGGTTTTCGCCAGGCGGCGTCGCTTGGGCGATGCGTTGGTAGACTTCGGCGATCTCCACGGTGTCGGTTTCCACGCGCCCTGTCCCGTCCATCTTTCCCTCGGTGAAGCCGTTTTCGAAGATGTAGCGCAGCGCGATCCGAATGAGGGTCTCATCCTTCTTCAGGCGCATGAGGCGCCATGCATATGGAGGCTTCTCGAGCTCGAGCGGCTTGAGCGCAATCATTTGCGTTCGGGCGTCCATCTCAAGGTCATACCCTGCTACGGCAAAGTAACGCTCAAAGAAAGTTCTGTGGTCCTTGATGGCTTGTACCGCGGATGACGGAACCGAATGGGTGTCGTCGTAGATGACCTGGTGGAACATAAGCGCCTGAATGGCGATCCGGATCGCATCACTCAGCACGTCCGGATCGTCGGCCTTATCGAGGATTTGCGCGAACTCACGAAGTTCCATCAGTGCACCCTTTGTTGCTGTCCGCGCGGACGGATCAGGAAGTTTCTGCAGGTGATCCAGTCGTTTTCGACGGTGCCGGGACACTCTGAAATCTCCCAGTCCTTCGACAGGCGTCCGCCGAGGTAGTTGAGCGATCTCAGCCGTTCGAAAACGAAGAAGTCGTCCAGCGAAGCGATGGGCAGTTCGCGCCCTTCGACCGCGCCCCGGCCTTCTACGTTGGCCCGAAGGTAGGCGTCGACTTGGTCAGGCTGCACCTGGCTTCGGGCCCGGTATGCGATGATCGCGGCTTCATGCGCTCGCTGGGCCTCGGACTTCTGCGGACGTTGGATCATCGTCGGCTTGATCTCGGGGCGCTTGCTGTTCGCTGTGAAGAGGTGCGTTGATCCAGATGGGAGCGAGGAGCCTGTTGTTCCATCACTAGGGAAGCCTTCATCGAGCGCATGCGCTGCTGCGGACCTGAGCACTCGCTCTAGGACCTCTGTGTTGCTCTCACGCATGGTGTCGAGGAAGCGGATCGTGTTCCGGATCTTCGTCTCCACTCGGCGATTGGTGTCCTCAATCACATCAAGATAGTCATCAATGCCACTGAAAACTCTCAAAATTGTTCTGAGGTCGTCGATCACCATTCGGCGTGCGGCGGTCGTATCGTCTGACTTGCCTTCCCGCTGATAGGCGGTCGCGATCTCATCGATCCTGAAATCGTCTTCAAGAATGCGGCGGGCGATGCCGAGGATACGGACTCTGAATCTGAAAGGGTTCGCCCGAGTATGAAGCTGTTTGTAGTCCGAGATCAGATGCGCCTGGACGTAGTCCGTGAAGAAACTCTCAAAGAGGTCCGCGAAGGACGCCCTGGTGGCGATCAGTTCCTCTGCCTTGCGCATGTTGGCGCTGAGCCCACGCAGGTGGTTCAGGAAGCCTCGGGATGCCTTTGCGGCGCCCCTGAGGGCCTCGGATCGGCTCTGCGGATCCCTCTCGACGCTCTCGATGAGTGCGAGCACGTTGATGACTTCGCCGCCGTAGGAGCGCAGGCGTCCGAACTTCACGTCTAGCAAGAAGTCGAGCAGCAGCCGAGCTGTGGGGTCGATGTCTGTGAAACGCTGGAAGCCGTTGCGTTGTTCGAGAAGCCAACCGGTTTCGTGAAGCCGGGCATAGGCCATGTTGGCACGCACGCCAATGTCGGTCTTCGCTTCTGGGTCGAGCCCTTCGTGCCGTCGGCAGAACTCCTTGATGGCGTCGACGACCTGCCCGCGGGCCGAAAGACCGGCGTCCTCGAACATCTCGTCGGAGAGGTGCTCAAGAAGCTTCGCGTAGAAATGCCTCGCCGACCCGGAGAACAGCTTGAAAGCGTCCGGGTGGAGATCTCCGAATATCTGTTCGACTGCACTGCTCATTGAGTTTGAGAGTATGCCTGCCACCACATCTTGTAAACTGCCACAAGCTGTTACCGCGGTAACAGCTTGTGGCAGGCGTCGGCGCGTGCAAGTTTCAGCCGATCAACGGAGTTCAGGAATGGCTGAAACAGACGCGACAATCAAATATGAGCAAATCTTCGGCGACGAGTTCGGCTCGCGTTACGCGTTCCAAGCCCATCATGCGGACATCGAAGAGCGTCTAAAGTACTTCCATGGCGGATACATATCGCAGCACATGCACTTCGTGGCGGTGGCCAGCGAGGGTAAGGTGGTCGGCATCTCCGCTGTTCAGCAGAGCCCCTATGAGGACCACGTG
The Salipiger sp. CCB-MM3 genome window above contains:
- a CDS encoding SbcC/MukB-like Walker B domain-containing protein translates to MYELKRISLHNWYLVDVLDISIREHAALIGQTGAGKSSVLDAIQTVISGNNRNVLELNAAAGVQRGRSVRDYALGCVSDVNEGKPRRERCETTLVLTFHDKGLGKHIALGLLLRAEQDLSEQTKRFIVDGCDFRIEDFVEGGSVISHDAMVERIRKEHGDRAISFYQNSTKFVNAYLQVMRPSAPPDAKRFLRSFANALQAKEMSDPTDFVRRFVLEPLPLDVAGVRSSISVWREMSAEVARIEGMTSDLSTVTSRFQKGFSISKMEGELNVASFALDVAEAELETRKLRDELTSSQAELKTATARSEELSAEVNDLEAERGGLRQKLTEVDGSAELGRLDSERRLLEERKASLRHRIESGLIPYADIRHLKAITSMIPIVSSIAEEGAKLTKLTSGRSAEEWASVAGEISEKVSGISGKSRDLHVILTHLDETREAAIEMRTKLRDFGDEDASAGPEAVLSRGVRSFLADLERAGIGARCLPDLVTVSDTSWAYALEAILGANREAIIVDEAQVDAAFELLYRNRNTYDGVRLIDQRRLRNVRARLAENSIAEVVTSDDPVVRQFLEFNVGRYSRAETEAELRSLSSGIMRNGKTGSGATLRVFRDRRPILGKTAQSAARGELALELTEMRERYENLQKSTRDLEAAQQRIRALSVIDPETLSKAFTDLKEVLTALRSLAQRRQAMSAPDTGNIDARLSEIEGRLEDLGAETLKIDKRRRTLDIQCGIMSAKLDDRQNDLLSLRQSMSEVKERSQAAIPEAVARLIGEGDYEVPVTDEEVDAITGLPISEATSRIAVLRERISDVRQEITRDGSAGALITRGNNGLMSYAQKWMVEDAPLGENSTDAERFIWAHSHLDRLSNHELLQYRERLERARDEMETSLTEGLIGRIGEQFALMEEQLDSLNRRLGKYSFVGQTYQFRSTVSAQFLPIYRLVTAEVPADQSVLDVADDESLQALDALLEGESDDVKRYEDYRNYFNFELFIEHPDPEDAGRTVSTPFSSVLGKLSGGQRQAPYYVAIAASLVSAYYPKATPGDYEGMGLMVFDEAFNKLDIPNTQRLMDLFRSLGLQVIVAAPEEKRSSLIECVDSVISVGRNPGSSDVFIDSVSIGAKAKERMFAENPVHLSADAFESVGTPGE
- a CDS encoding DUF4194 domain-containing protein — its product is MELREFAQILDKADDPDVLSDAIRIAIQALMFHQVIYDDTHSVPSSAVQAIKDHRTFFERYFAVAGYDLEMDARTQMIALKPLELEKPPYAWRLMRLKKDETLIRIALRYIFENGFTEGKMDGTGRVETDTVEIAEVYQRIAQATPPGENHLVDNLLRELNRKGIVRVGDKDRETRVTRLTILPGIRVLVSDTYIDRLQSWLEGDQQTSFLEAS
- a CDS encoding Wadjet anti-phage system protein JetA family protein, which translates into the protein MSSAVEQIFGDLHPDAFKLFSGSARHFYAKLLEHLSDEMFEDAGLSARGQVVDAIKEFCRRHEGLDPEAKTDIGVRANMAYARLHETGWLLEQRNGFQRFTDIDPTARLLLDFLLDVKFGRLRSYGGEVINVLALIESVERDPQSRSEALRGAAKASRGFLNHLRGLSANMRKAEELIATRASFADLFESFFTDYVQAHLISDYKQLHTRANPFRFRVRILGIARRILEDDFRIDEIATAYQREGKSDDTTAARRMVIDDLRTILRVFSGIDDYLDVIEDTNRRVETKIRNTIRFLDTMRESNTEVLERVLRSAAAHALDEGFPSDGTTGSSLPSGSTHLFTANSKRPEIKPTMIQRPQKSEAQRAHEAAIIAYRARSQVQPDQVDAYLRANVEGRGAVEGRELPIASLDDFFVFERLRSLNYLGGRLSKDWEISECPGTVENDWITCRNFLIRPRGQQQRVH